The following proteins come from a genomic window of Pyxidicoccus sp. MSG2:
- a CDS encoding response regulator, translated as MAPWNCVMAVDDDADILLAFKDVLEMEGYCVLLARSGREALDLLRRGARPAVILLDLMMPDISGWEFRELQLADAALASLPVVVVSGQGVSARDVGALGVAGYLKKPVDLDQLLGTVARYVRRPQAQPQHA; from the coding sequence ATGGCGCCATGGAACTGCGTGATGGCGGTCGATGACGATGCCGACATCCTGCTCGCCTTCAAGGACGTGCTGGAGATGGAGGGCTATTGCGTGCTGCTCGCGCGCAGTGGCCGCGAGGCGCTGGACCTCCTGCGGCGGGGCGCGCGGCCGGCCGTCATTCTGCTGGATTTGATGATGCCGGACATCAGCGGCTGGGAGTTCCGCGAGCTGCAGCTCGCCGATGCCGCGCTCGCCTCCCTGCCCGTCGTCGTCGTCTCCGGGCAGGGCGTGAGCGCGCGTGACGTGGGCGCGCTCGGCGTGGCGGGCTACCTCAAGAAGCCGGTGGACCTGGACCAGTTGCTGGGCACCGTGGCGCGCTATGTGCGCCGCCCGCAGGCCCAGCCGCAGCATGCGTGA
- a CDS encoding twin-arginine translocase TatA/TatE family subunit has translation MFNIGAGEMVLIAVAALLILGPKRLPELARGLGKFMREFRRQTDEVRNVVEREFYSMDQDIAAPTPPVRPGTPFANTPPPSVALPEAPVFPPDAALAGTESPAPEAAIPVPSTGTQVLEMDATGPRPLEPSLLHEPTVPAEPVALTPDTPVPVPGTVARNAPKRS, from the coding sequence ATGTTCAACATCGGCGCAGGCGAGATGGTGCTCATCGCGGTGGCCGCGCTGCTCATTCTCGGGCCGAAGCGGCTGCCCGAGCTGGCGCGCGGTCTCGGCAAGTTCATGCGGGAGTTCCGGCGCCAGACGGACGAGGTCCGCAACGTCGTGGAGCGTGAGTTCTACTCCATGGACCAGGACATCGCCGCGCCCACGCCGCCCGTGCGCCCCGGGACGCCCTTCGCCAACACGCCCCCTCCTTCGGTGGCCCTTCCCGAGGCGCCCGTCTTCCCGCCGGATGCCGCCCTCGCGGGCACGGAGTCCCCGGCCCCGGAGGCCGCCATCCCCGTTCCTTCCACCGGGACGCAGGTGCTGGAGATGGATGCCACCGGGCCCCGGCCGCTGGAGCCCTCGTTGCTGCATGAGCCCACGGTCCCCGCCGAGCCGGTGGCGCTCACCCCTGATACGCCGGTCCCCGTCCCCGGCACGGTGGCGCGCAACGCGCCGAAACGGAGCTGA
- a CDS encoding methyl-accepting chemotaxis protein: MTARFKKPGLRSLLLGSFALVLALILGTLFFVVPSQVEVYLEGRLVKHGEDKAEQIASVLGTQPDTSLERLHGGDDDFAVLGIVAADGRVVTTHPVSPPHWFEQELRERPEGASLNGFRFSNGNRVVTRPVSLRESGMGQVLVVVDFSGLDAVVTSLRHVVLLAFGIGLALFLVVAFFISRAFILVPLDAMMTMARRLAEADLTGRVDVGTEDELGKLAEALNRIAQSWRDTLGRVRGVSDVVAGVIEQIHRTGTTVSSGAGTVQARVEETSSSMVEMMASLRGIAENVEVLYQSAEESSSSIMEMAATNDEVAENVQAMAASVEETTSAIEEMTFSIKEVAKNIQELSASTEETSSAISQMDAAIGQVEANAKETARLSEQVFEDAQTGVESLRKTLTGIDRIKETSRSAAGVIDSLGRRISEIGNILNVIDDVAEQTNLLALNAAIIAAQAGEHGKGFAVVAEEIKDLAERTGASTKEIAELIRSIQEESRNAVVVMNQGVRNVEEGVQLGREAEGALRKINDSTQKSTQMVKAIARATVEQARGSKQVTASIHRISETVSQISKASNEQAKGGEQIMKSAEKMKALTAHVQRSSQEQAHGSKQITRSIESINEMVTHLNRAQKEQTKGSEQVLKAVETIKGVSEHQTRSVRQLEEAIDNLQRQAEILRAEVRRFRV; encoded by the coding sequence TTGACTGCCCGCTTCAAGAAACCCGGCCTGCGAAGCCTGTTGCTCGGCTCCTTCGCCCTGGTGCTCGCCCTCATCCTCGGGACGCTCTTCTTCGTCGTCCCGTCGCAGGTGGAGGTCTACCTCGAGGGCCGCCTGGTGAAGCACGGCGAGGACAAGGCGGAGCAGATTGCCAGCGTGCTGGGCACCCAGCCCGACACGAGCCTGGAGCGCCTGCACGGCGGGGATGACGACTTCGCGGTCCTCGGCATCGTCGCCGCGGATGGACGGGTGGTGACCACCCATCCCGTGAGCCCCCCGCACTGGTTCGAGCAGGAGCTGCGGGAACGCCCGGAGGGTGCGTCGCTCAACGGCTTCCGCTTCTCCAACGGCAACCGGGTGGTGACGCGCCCGGTGTCGCTGCGCGAGAGCGGCATGGGGCAGGTGTTGGTGGTGGTGGACTTCTCCGGGCTGGACGCGGTCGTCACCTCGCTGCGCCACGTCGTCCTGCTCGCGTTCGGCATCGGCCTGGCGCTGTTCCTGGTGGTGGCCTTCTTCATCTCCCGGGCGTTCATCCTCGTGCCGCTGGACGCGATGATGACCATGGCGCGCAGGCTCGCGGAGGCGGACCTCACCGGCCGCGTGGACGTGGGCACCGAGGACGAGCTGGGGAAGCTCGCCGAGGCGCTCAACCGCATTGCCCAGAGCTGGCGCGACACGCTGGGCCGCGTGCGCGGCGTGTCGGACGTGGTGGCTGGCGTCATCGAGCAGATCCACCGCACCGGCACCACCGTGTCGTCCGGCGCGGGCACCGTGCAGGCGCGCGTGGAGGAGACGTCCTCCTCCATGGTGGAGATGATGGCCTCGCTGCGCGGCATCGCCGAGAACGTGGAGGTCCTCTACCAGAGCGCCGAGGAGAGCAGCTCCTCCATCATGGAGATGGCCGCCACCAACGACGAGGTGGCGGAGAACGTCCAGGCCATGGCCGCCAGCGTGGAGGAGACCACCAGCGCCATCGAAGAGATGACGTTCTCCATCAAGGAGGTGGCCAAGAACATCCAGGAGCTGTCCGCCTCCACGGAGGAGACGTCCTCGGCCATCAGCCAGATGGATGCCGCGATTGGCCAGGTGGAGGCCAACGCCAAGGAGACGGCCCGCCTGTCCGAGCAGGTCTTCGAGGACGCGCAGACGGGCGTGGAGTCCTTGCGCAAGACGCTCACCGGCATCGACCGCATCAAGGAGACCAGCCGCAGCGCGGCCGGCGTCATCGACAGCCTGGGACGGCGCATCTCCGAGATTGGCAACATCCTCAACGTCATCGACGACGTGGCGGAGCAGACCAACCTCCTGGCGCTCAACGCCGCCATCATCGCCGCGCAGGCCGGTGAGCATGGCAAGGGCTTCGCCGTCGTCGCGGAGGAAATCAAGGACCTGGCCGAGCGCACCGGCGCGTCCACGAAGGAAATCGCCGAGCTCATCCGCAGCATCCAGGAGGAGAGCCGCAACGCCGTCGTGGTGATGAACCAGGGCGTGCGCAACGTGGAGGAGGGCGTGCAGCTGGGCCGCGAGGCGGAAGGGGCGCTGCGCAAAATCAACGACAGCACCCAGAAGTCCACGCAGATGGTGAAGGCCATTGCCCGCGCCACCGTGGAGCAGGCGAGAGGCAGCAAGCAGGTGACGGCCTCCATCCACCGCATCAGCGAGACGGTGTCCCAGATTTCCAAGGCCTCCAACGAGCAGGCCAAGGGCGGCGAGCAGATCATGAAGAGCGCGGAGAAGATGAAGGCGCTCACCGCCCACGTGCAGCGCAGCAGCCAGGAGCAGGCGCACGGCAGCAAGCAGATTACGCGCTCCATCGAGAGCATCAACGAGATGGTGACGCACCTCAACCGCGCCCAGAAGGAGCAGACCAAGGGCAGCGAGCAGGTGCTCAAGGCGGTGGAGACCATCAAGGGCGTGTCCGAGCACCAGACACGCTCGGTGCGTCAATTGGAGGAGGCCATCGACAACCTCCAGCGGCAGGCGGAAATCCTCCGTGCCGAGGTGCGTCGTTTCCGTGTGTAG
- the pyrF gene encoding orotidine-5'-phosphate decarboxylase: MTTLPPSFSHNFHALADQRSPFCLGIDPSKDLLTRWGLPDTAQGLRDFCDRLADAAGDRVALVKPQSAFFERHGPDGLKVLQHVMKRFKQQGALTLLDVKRGDIGSTMDAYAQSLFGPNSAYQADAATFSAYLGFGALVKTLELARAASAFAFIVVRSSNPEGTSLQTATGADGRTVAEALADGIREVNEQPGPGAPPVVGAVMGATLPDSDRGVVERLGGTLMLTPGIGAQGAGFDDLKRLFTGRELQVVPTATRSVLEAGPDAASLRDALERHLEPARRFRDGAKR; this comes from the coding sequence GTGACCACGCTCCCCCCGTCCTTCTCCCACAACTTCCACGCCCTCGCCGACCAGCGCTCGCCGTTCTGCCTCGGCATCGACCCGTCGAAGGACTTGCTCACCCGCTGGGGGCTGCCCGACACCGCCCAGGGCCTGCGCGACTTCTGCGACCGCCTGGCCGACGCCGCCGGTGACAGGGTGGCGCTGGTGAAGCCGCAGAGCGCCTTCTTCGAGCGGCACGGCCCGGACGGCCTGAAGGTGCTCCAGCACGTGATGAAGCGCTTCAAGCAGCAGGGCGCGCTCACGTTGCTGGACGTGAAGCGCGGGGACATCGGCTCCACCATGGACGCATATGCGCAGAGCCTCTTCGGCCCGAACAGCGCGTATCAGGCGGACGCCGCCACGTTCTCCGCGTACCTGGGCTTCGGCGCCCTGGTGAAGACGCTTGAGCTGGCACGCGCGGCCAGCGCCTTCGCCTTCATCGTGGTGCGCTCGTCCAACCCGGAGGGCACGTCGCTCCAGACGGCCACCGGCGCCGACGGCCGCACCGTGGCGGAGGCCCTGGCCGACGGCATCCGCGAGGTGAACGAGCAGCCCGGCCCGGGCGCGCCGCCGGTGGTGGGCGCCGTCATGGGCGCCACCCTCCCCGACAGCGACAGGGGCGTCGTGGAGCGGCTCGGCGGGACGCTGATGCTCACGCCCGGCATCGGCGCGCAGGGCGCGGGCTTCGACGACTTGAAGCGCCTGTTCACCGGGCGCGAGCTGCAGGTGGTGCCCACCGCCACGCGCTCCGTGCTGGAGGCGGGCCCGGACGCCGCTTCGCTGCGCGACGCGCTGGAGCGCCACCTGGAGCCCGCGCGCCGCTTCCGCGACGGCGCGAAGCGCTGA
- a CDS encoding histone deacetylase — MTATLLLTDPLFQRHEPGHGHPESPARLQRILGVLASAPVPGTVMASPRSATDAELASVHTPELLARLERLSGHEAQIDPDTRVSPDSVDAARLAAGASVQAVEEVMKGRARNAFALVRPPGHHAEPDRAMGFCLFNNVAVAAEAGRRLGAERVLVLDWDVHHGNGTQAAFWGRRDVLYQSVHQYPYYPGTGAAPEVGVGEGEGYTVNIGLPGGNSDADYGMLFEELFLPVAEAYRPQLVLVSAGFDPHQHDPIGGMDLTERGFAAMCSAVKSLAERVCDGRLVLLLEGGYSLEGLSQSVHACVEVLAGRKDTFPTGPTHADAKQALSASREALRPYWPML; from the coding sequence ATGACCGCTACCCTGCTGCTGACCGACCCGCTCTTCCAGAGGCACGAACCGGGCCACGGCCACCCGGAGTCTCCCGCGCGGCTCCAGCGAATCCTGGGCGTGCTGGCCAGCGCGCCGGTGCCTGGCACGGTGATGGCGTCGCCCCGCTCGGCCACGGACGCGGAGCTGGCCTCGGTGCACACCCCGGAGCTGCTCGCCCGGCTGGAGCGCCTGAGCGGGCACGAGGCGCAAATCGACCCGGACACGCGGGTGTCGCCGGACAGCGTGGACGCGGCGCGCTTGGCGGCGGGAGCGTCGGTGCAGGCGGTGGAGGAGGTGATGAAGGGCCGCGCGCGCAACGCCTTCGCGCTGGTGCGGCCGCCGGGGCACCACGCCGAGCCGGACCGGGCCATGGGCTTCTGCCTCTTCAACAACGTGGCCGTCGCGGCGGAGGCCGGGCGCAGGCTGGGCGCCGAGCGCGTCCTCGTCCTCGACTGGGACGTCCACCACGGCAACGGCACCCAGGCGGCCTTCTGGGGCCGGCGCGACGTGCTGTACCAGTCCGTGCACCAGTACCCCTACTACCCTGGCACCGGCGCGGCCCCCGAGGTGGGCGTGGGTGAAGGCGAGGGCTACACCGTCAACATCGGCCTGCCCGGCGGCAACTCGGACGCCGACTACGGCATGCTCTTCGAGGAGCTGTTCCTCCCGGTGGCGGAGGCGTACCGGCCGCAGCTGGTGCTGGTATCCGCCGGCTTCGACCCGCACCAGCACGACCCGATTGGCGGCATGGACCTCACCGAGCGCGGCTTCGCGGCCATGTGCTCGGCGGTGAAGTCGCTGGCCGAGCGGGTCTGCGACGGCCGGCTCGTGCTGCTGCTGGAGGGGGGCTACTCGCTGGAGGGGCTGTCCCAGTCCGTGCACGCCTGCGTGGAGGTGCTCGCCGGCCGCAAGGACACCTTCCCCACCGGGCCCACGCACGCGGATGCGAAGCAGGCGTTGAGCGCCAGCCGCGAGGCGCTGCGGCCCTACTGGCCCATGCTGTAG
- a CDS encoding MFS transporter, protein MATQRQVSERAVVFLIGAVQFVNILDFVMVMPLGPDFAKGLGIAASHIGTIGGAYTAAASVAGLVGGYFLDRFDRRKALAVSMMGLVLATAAGGLATGLTTLLLARVAAGIFGGPATSLSLSIIADLVPVERRGRALGAVMGAFSIASIAGVPLALWLAEWGNWRTPFLVVAGLGLLVAAGAIFYLPPVRGHLDSGRPVNTVGVWELLSRGDVQLSYLMTAVVMMASFVMVPNISSFVQQNLGYPRESLGFAYFVGGLVSFVTLRVAGPLVDKHGAFVVGSVGSVLAVVSTYVGFVNYPRWLPVPVLFMAFMLSMGMRNVAYNTLTSRVPENPVRARFMSLQSAIQHMAAAVGAFVSVQMLTDLPDGTLGGMSQVAGLSIVMTLAVPPILRVVERRVRAREQARALAVPPSRGGAVPLSPEASPHS, encoded by the coding sequence ATGGCCACACAACGGCAGGTCTCCGAGCGCGCGGTGGTGTTCCTCATCGGCGCGGTCCAGTTCGTCAACATCCTGGACTTCGTGATGGTGATGCCGCTGGGCCCGGACTTCGCGAAGGGGCTGGGAATCGCCGCCTCGCACATCGGCACCATTGGCGGCGCGTACACGGCGGCGGCGAGCGTGGCGGGGCTGGTGGGCGGCTACTTCCTGGACCGGTTCGACCGGCGCAAGGCGCTGGCGGTGTCCATGATGGGGCTGGTGCTGGCCACCGCGGCGGGCGGGCTCGCCACGGGGCTCACCACGCTGCTGCTGGCGCGCGTGGCGGCCGGCATCTTCGGCGGGCCAGCCACGTCGCTGTCCCTGTCCATCATCGCGGACCTGGTGCCGGTGGAGCGGCGCGGGCGGGCGCTCGGCGCGGTGATGGGGGCCTTCTCCATCGCCTCCATCGCCGGGGTGCCGCTGGCGCTGTGGCTGGCGGAGTGGGGCAACTGGCGCACGCCCTTCCTCGTGGTCGCGGGGCTGGGACTGCTCGTGGCCGCGGGCGCCATCTTCTACCTGCCCCCGGTGCGTGGACACCTGGACTCGGGGAGGCCGGTGAACACGGTGGGCGTGTGGGAACTGCTCTCGCGCGGGGACGTGCAGCTGTCCTACCTCATGACGGCGGTGGTGATGATGGCCAGCTTCGTCATGGTCCCCAACATCTCCTCCTTCGTGCAGCAGAACCTGGGCTACCCGCGAGAGAGCCTGGGCTTCGCGTACTTCGTGGGCGGCCTGGTGAGCTTCGTCACCCTGCGCGTGGCGGGCCCGCTGGTGGACAAGCACGGCGCCTTCGTCGTGGGCTCGGTGGGCTCGGTGCTGGCGGTGGTGTCCACGTACGTGGGCTTCGTGAACTACCCGCGGTGGCTGCCGGTGCCGGTGCTCTTCATGGCCTTCATGCTGTCCATGGGCATGCGCAACGTGGCCTACAACACCCTCACCTCGCGGGTGCCCGAGAATCCGGTGCGCGCGCGCTTCATGTCCCTGCAGTCCGCCATCCAGCACATGGCGGCGGCCGTGGGCGCCTTCGTCAGCGTGCAGATGTTGACGGACCTGCCGGACGGCACCCTGGGAGGCATGTCGCAGGTGGCCGGGCTGTCCATCGTGATGACGCTGGCGGTACCGCCCATCCTGCGGGTGGTGGAGCGTCGGGTCCGCGCCCGGGAGCAGGCCCGGGCCCTGGCCGTCCCTCCGTCCAGGGGCGGCGCCGTCCCCCTGTCCCCCGAGGCCTCCCCGCACTCGTGA
- the tatC gene encoding twin-arginine translocase subunit TatC, producing MSLMEHLAELRSRLFKCTIAVLVLGTVSLVFARPIFGLLMRPVLDALPEGNRALIYTSGIEEINVLMKVGVYCGIFLTTPVILLQIWGFVSPGLYPEERRFAAPFVAFGSMAFILGACFCYFAVLPSMFKFLLNEEETLALEQRLDLARLRADDALRFLRVGDVERAGSLAKETSDMLRADGEGQVPEPEQAPAVSVELKSRMEALGVLVDAAADGLDTQQARGVLRQVVEKRVEAVTAYGRQDYATTASALDGAAGLLAGVASTRSQELADLWKLEKELSTGYARHEAARWTRPMLSMHEQLSLVLLLILAFGIIFELPLVMALLGVVGVVQSKWLFKYQRHAFVVCLIAAAVITPTGDVVNLSLMAGPMLACYELGVLLVWLVERRRARNAAETSITPAS from the coding sequence ATGAGCCTGATGGAGCACCTCGCGGAGCTCCGCTCGCGCCTGTTCAAGTGCACCATCGCGGTGCTCGTGCTGGGCACCGTCTCGCTGGTGTTCGCCCGGCCCATCTTCGGCCTGCTGATGCGGCCGGTGCTGGACGCGCTGCCCGAGGGCAACCGCGCCCTCATCTACACGTCCGGCATCGAGGAGATAAACGTCCTCATGAAGGTGGGCGTGTACTGCGGCATCTTCCTCACCACGCCCGTCATCCTGCTTCAAATCTGGGGCTTCGTGTCGCCGGGGCTGTACCCGGAGGAGCGCCGCTTCGCCGCGCCCTTCGTGGCGTTCGGCTCCATGGCCTTCATCCTGGGCGCGTGCTTCTGCTACTTCGCGGTGCTGCCCTCCATGTTCAAGTTCCTCCTCAACGAGGAGGAGACGCTGGCGCTGGAGCAGCGGCTGGACCTGGCCCGGCTGCGCGCGGATGACGCCCTGCGCTTCCTGCGCGTGGGCGACGTCGAGCGGGCGGGCTCGCTCGCCAAGGAGACGAGCGACATGTTGCGCGCCGACGGTGAGGGCCAGGTGCCCGAGCCGGAGCAGGCGCCCGCGGTCAGCGTGGAGCTGAAGTCGCGCATGGAGGCGCTGGGCGTGCTGGTGGACGCGGCGGCGGATGGCCTCGACACCCAGCAGGCGCGGGGCGTGCTGCGGCAGGTGGTGGAGAAGCGGGTGGAGGCGGTGACGGCGTACGGCCGCCAGGACTATGCGACGACGGCGAGCGCCCTGGACGGCGCGGCCGGTCTGCTGGCGGGTGTGGCGTCCACGCGCTCGCAGGAGTTGGCGGACCTGTGGAAGCTGGAGAAGGAGCTGTCCACCGGGTACGCGCGCCACGAGGCCGCGCGGTGGACGCGGCCCATGCTGTCCATGCACGAGCAGCTCTCCCTGGTGCTGCTGCTCATCCTCGCCTTCGGCATCATCTTCGAGCTGCCGCTGGTGATGGCGCTGCTGGGCGTGGTGGGCGTCGTCCAGTCGAAGTGGCTCTTCAAGTACCAGCGCCATGCCTTCGTGGTGTGCCTCATCGCCGCGGCGGTGATTACCCCCACCGGTGACGTGGTGAATCTGTCGCTGATGGCGGGCCCCATGCTGGCCTGCTACGAGCTGGGCGTGCTGCTCGTGTGGCTGGTGGAGCGGCGCCGGGCGCGCAACGCGGCGGAAACCAGCATCACCCCGGCGTCCTAG
- a CDS encoding penicillin-binding protein 1A encodes MADPKTTDRSRSKLVLDGVPPGRWWKFLLKAAGWLALTGATAAVLAVTAVYYVYSDGLPAIPKVDEYWPPIVTEVYTDDAVLAGEFYNERRKVVPYERIPKRLVQAFIASEDSSFFDHFGVDVLGTARAGFKTVTAKLGLRAGGVQGGSTLTQQTAKAVLISAEGYKSATAKTLTRKVREAILALRLEQSLTKEEILYLYLNNVFLGHHSYGVQSAAENYYRKDVRDLTLGEMTLIAGLPQAPSRYSPFLRPESARKRRSYVLRRMLDEGMISQAEHDTANAEPVKVFPVEDVFHEFAPYFVEQVRKDVVDRYGNPVLLKDGLKIFTTMDSERQRAAQDAVLDGLLSVDKRQGWRGPVQQLASPAAITSFLEGAKKSMGKQELVDNRLYVAVVTSVDGDGKGADVQVGPHTGRLPLLGMRWARKVNPEGYYPAMMITSVKKAITVGDVIVVRHVTKKDLTDDKEQWDKKLAEEIPEEGVKLFRLEQTPEAQSALVSIDPHRQYLTAMVGGYDFDDNEFNRAFQACRQPGSSFKPFVYSAALEQLNWTEATVIVDSPIVEHDPDNKVSWKPENYSEEFVGDVLLRTALVNSMNIPAVKTFAAVGVKNMAAWSQKLGLTTPMNMDFSAALGSSCVYPFDLANAYATFNRYGRKKPTYFIRKVEDRWGRTLEDHTAFDDPWAPLQDRVAAGYARLFEPGEQVMAPETGFILTHLLRGVVLQGTGGPATRLGKPAAGKTGTTNDSFDAWFAAYTRDLVTVAWVGYDLNPHPLGRYETGGRAALPIWLNYMKRALEGRPQSEFFPWQSMDLVRLYIDKKTGKIASPGAKGSELMFFKKGTEPKDAVPDKNQVDVDQFMMGAQ; translated from the coding sequence ATGGCCGACCCCAAGACGACTGACCGCAGCCGCTCGAAGCTGGTGCTCGACGGCGTTCCCCCCGGGCGCTGGTGGAAGTTCCTCCTCAAGGCCGCCGGGTGGCTGGCACTGACGGGGGCCACCGCCGCCGTGTTGGCCGTGACGGCGGTGTACTACGTGTACTCGGACGGGCTGCCCGCCATCCCCAAGGTGGACGAGTACTGGCCGCCCATCGTCACCGAGGTCTACACCGACGACGCGGTGCTGGCCGGCGAGTTCTACAACGAGCGCCGCAAGGTGGTTCCGTACGAGCGCATTCCGAAGCGGCTCGTCCAGGCCTTCATCGCCAGCGAGGACTCCAGCTTCTTCGACCACTTCGGCGTGGACGTGCTGGGCACCGCGCGCGCCGGCTTCAAGACGGTGACCGCCAAGCTGGGGCTGCGCGCCGGCGGCGTGCAGGGCGGCTCCACCCTCACGCAGCAGACGGCGAAGGCCGTCCTCATCTCCGCGGAGGGCTACAAGTCCGCCACCGCGAAGACGCTCACCCGCAAGGTGCGCGAGGCCATCCTCGCCCTGCGGTTGGAGCAGTCGCTGACGAAGGAGGAGATTCTCTACCTCTACCTCAACAACGTCTTCCTCGGGCACCACAGCTACGGCGTGCAGAGCGCGGCGGAGAACTACTACCGCAAGGACGTGCGGGATTTGACGCTGGGGGAGATGACCCTCATCGCCGGCCTGCCGCAGGCGCCCAGCCGCTACTCGCCGTTCCTGCGTCCCGAGTCCGCCCGCAAGCGTCGCTCCTACGTGCTGCGCCGCATGCTGGACGAGGGCATGATTTCGCAGGCCGAGCACGACACGGCCAACGCCGAGCCGGTGAAGGTGTTCCCGGTGGAGGACGTCTTCCACGAGTTCGCGCCGTACTTCGTGGAGCAGGTCCGCAAGGACGTGGTGGACCGGTACGGCAACCCCGTGCTGCTCAAGGACGGCCTCAAGATCTTCACCACCATGGACAGCGAGCGCCAGCGCGCCGCGCAGGACGCGGTGCTGGACGGCCTGCTCTCCGTGGACAAGCGCCAGGGCTGGCGCGGGCCGGTGCAGCAGCTCGCGTCTCCCGCGGCCATCACCTCCTTCCTGGAGGGCGCGAAGAAGTCCATGGGCAAGCAGGAGCTGGTGGACAACCGGCTCTATGTCGCCGTCGTCACCTCGGTGGACGGGGACGGCAAGGGCGCGGACGTGCAGGTGGGCCCGCACACCGGCCGGCTGCCGCTGCTGGGCATGCGCTGGGCGCGCAAGGTGAACCCCGAGGGCTACTACCCGGCGATGATGATTACGTCGGTGAAGAAGGCCATCACCGTGGGCGACGTCATCGTGGTGCGCCACGTGACGAAGAAGGACCTCACCGACGACAAGGAGCAGTGGGACAAGAAGCTGGCCGAGGAGATTCCGGAGGAGGGCGTGAAGCTCTTCCGCCTGGAGCAGACGCCCGAGGCGCAGAGCGCGCTCGTCTCCATCGACCCCCACCGCCAGTACCTCACCGCCATGGTGGGCGGGTACGACTTCGACGACAACGAGTTCAACCGCGCGTTCCAGGCCTGCCGCCAGCCGGGCAGCTCCTTCAAGCCCTTCGTCTACTCGGCGGCGCTGGAGCAGCTCAACTGGACGGAAGCCACCGTCATCGTCGACTCGCCGATTGTGGAGCACGACCCGGACAACAAGGTGTCGTGGAAGCCGGAGAACTACAGCGAGGAATTCGTCGGTGACGTGCTGTTGCGCACCGCGCTCGTCAACTCGATGAACATCCCCGCGGTGAAGACGTTCGCCGCGGTGGGCGTGAAGAACATGGCCGCGTGGAGCCAGAAGCTCGGCCTCACCACGCCCATGAACATGGACTTCTCCGCCGCGCTCGGCTCGTCGTGCGTGTACCCGTTCGACCTGGCCAACGCGTACGCCACCTTCAACCGCTACGGCCGCAAGAAGCCCACGTACTTCATCCGCAAGGTGGAGGACCGCTGGGGCCGCACGCTGGAGGACCACACCGCCTTCGACGACCCGTGGGCGCCCTTGCAGGACCGCGTGGCCGCCGGCTACGCGCGCCTCTTCGAGCCCGGCGAGCAGGTGATGGCCCCCGAGACGGGCTTCATCCTCACGCACCTGTTGCGCGGCGTGGTGCTCCAGGGCACCGGCGGTCCGGCCACCCGGCTGGGCAAGCCCGCCGCGGGCAAGACGGGCACCACCAACGACTCCTTCGACGCGTGGTTCGCCGCCTATACGAGAGACCTCGTGACGGTGGCGTGGGTGGGCTACGACCTGAACCCGCACCCGCTGGGCCGCTACGAGACGGGCGGCCGCGCGGCGCTGCCCATCTGGCTCAACTACATGAAGCGCGCGCTGGAGGGCCGGCCCCAGTCCGAGTTCTTCCCGTGGCAGTCCATGGACCTGGTGCGGCTCTACATCGACAAGAAGACCGGCAAGATTGCCTCGCCGGGCGCCAAGGGCTCGGAGTTGATGTTCTTCAAGAAGGGCACCGAGCCCAAGGACGCCGTGCCCGACAAGAACCAGGTCGACGTGGACCAGTTCATGATGGGCGCGCAGTAA
- a CDS encoding SDR family oxidoreductase, whose product MAEMSYRTALVTGASSGLGRGLALWLAKRGLRVFAAGRRMAQLKALSAEAQAAGATVEPLELDVTQADATLERIRELDGECGGLDLVVANAGVGGVTHGKRLQWEKVRAIIDTNVTGATATLTAVLPQMVERRRGHVVGISSLAAYRGLAGHAAYSASKAYLATFMESLRVDLGGTGVRVTCVYPGFVKSEMTAKNDFPMPFLMETDAAVELMGKGILRGDTELTFPWQLALPTRLVKVLPNPLFDAAARRLR is encoded by the coding sequence ATGGCGGAGATGAGCTACCGGACGGCGCTGGTGACGGGCGCCTCGAGCGGCCTGGGACGCGGGCTGGCGCTGTGGCTGGCCAAGCGGGGCCTGCGCGTGTTCGCCGCCGGACGGAGGATGGCCCAGCTGAAGGCCCTGTCCGCCGAGGCCCAGGCGGCCGGCGCCACCGTGGAGCCCCTGGAGCTGGACGTCACCCAGGCGGACGCGACGCTGGAGCGCATCCGCGAGCTCGACGGCGAGTGCGGCGGGCTGGACCTGGTGGTGGCCAACGCGGGCGTGGGCGGCGTCACCCACGGCAAGCGCCTGCAGTGGGAGAAGGTCCGCGCCATCATCGACACCAACGTCACCGGCGCCACCGCCACGCTGACGGCCGTGCTGCCACAGATGGTGGAGCGGCGGCGCGGGCACGTGGTGGGCATCTCCAGCCTCGCGGCGTACCGGGGGCTCGCGGGCCATGCGGCCTACTCCGCGTCCAAGGCGTACCTCGCCACCTTCATGGAGAGCCTGCGCGTGGACCTGGGCGGCACCGGCGTGCGCGTCACCTGCGTCTACCCCGGCTTCGTGAAGAGCGAGATGACGGCGAAGAACGACTTCCCCATGCCCTTCCTCATGGAGACGGACGCCGCCGTGGAGCTGATGGGCAAGGGCATCCTCCGCGGCGACACGGAGCTGACCTTCCCCTGGCAGCTCGCGCTGCCCACGCGCCTCGTGAAGGTGCTGCCCAACCCCCTCTTCGACGCCGCCGCGCGCCGGCTGCGCTGA